In Sulfuritortus calidifontis, the sequence AGCATGCCGCCGTGGCCCATGGCGATGCCGTCGTCGACGGCGATGGTGTTGAACTCCTTGGCCACGCCGCCGGCGGCCTCGATCTCGCGCGCCACCATCTGGCCCAGGTCCTTCAGGTGGACATGGCCGGGCACGAACTGGGTGAAGGAGTTGGCGATGGCGATGATCGGCTTGGAAAAATCCTCGTCCTTCATGCCGGTGGCACGCCAGAGGGCGCGGGCGCCGGCCATGTTGCGGCCGTGGGTGGTGGTGCGGGAACGGTACTGGGGCATGGGGGCAACCTGGCGATACGTCGAAAGGGCTCATTGTACCGCCCCTGACTGCCGGGCTCACCCCTGGCCGGCGCGCCACCTGGCCAGCTCGGCCAGCAGGGCCTCCATGGCCTCGGCCAGTTGCAGGGCCAGTTCGGCGGCATCGGTCTGGCCGGCCCGGGCGCTGGCCTCTGCCTTCGCGGCCAAGGCATGGACCTGCGGCGCCCGCAGGCTGCCGCCCATGCCCTTGAGCTTGTGGGCCAGGCTCGCCAGGGCGGGCAGGTCGCCCTGGCCGGCCAAGTCGCGCAACCGGGCCGGGGCCTCGCCGTTGTTGGCCAGGGCCATGGCGACCACCCGCTCGATGGCTGTCGTGCGGCCCTTGAAGAACTGGCCCAGGGCCGGCCAATCGACCACGGCCAACACCGCATCAGATGCCCCCCCGTCGGCCGGCGCCACCGGGGGGGCGGGATCGAGCGCCAGCTCGGCCTGCACCGGCGGGCGGGCGACGGCCGCCGCAGCGGCACGGGTCTCGGCCAGGTGCGGCAGGAGGCGCAGGATGGCGGCCACCAGGACCTCGATGTCGATTGGCTTGGCCACATGCTCCCGCATACCGGCGGCCAGGCAGCGTTCACGCTCCTCCGGCATGGCATGGGCGGTCAGGCCGATGATCGGCAAGTCCGGAAATCGCCGGCTCACCTCGCGGGCCAGGCCGTAGCCATCCATCACCGGCATCTGGACATCGGTCAGCACGAGATCGAAGGCGCCGGCCCCCAGTTGCCGCAGCCGGTCCAGCGCTTCTTGCCCATTGCCGGCCAGGGTGAGCTGCGCGCCTTCCATCTCCATGATCTCTTCCAGCACGATCTGGTTGACCTCGTTGTCCTCGGCCGCCAGGATGCGCAGGCCCGCCAGCCGTCGACCGAGCCTGGCGGCCGGCGCGGCAAGCGACAGCACCGGCCGCCGGCTGGCCGCGATCAAATGACGGGCCCGAACCGGCCGTTCGACCAGGGTGACCCGGTCCTGCAGCGCCTCCGGCAGAACCTGGATCGCACCCGGCATCACCACCACGGCGATACGCCGCCCGGCCAGCAAGGCACCATTGACCATGGCCTCGATCTCGGGCTGGGCCAGGGCATCGCCCCCGACCAGAATCAGATCCCAGGCCGGCTCCGCCAGCACCTGCCCCGGCACCACCTCCGCCGCCTCGATGCCCTTGGCCCGCAACTCTTCCTGCAGCAGGGCCTGGGCCTCTGCCGGGCAGCCAACCAGGGCAAAGCGCAGCCAGCCGAGCGGCCGCGCCGGCGCCGGCGGCTCCATCTCCAGCGGCAGCCAGAGACTGAACACCGAGCCCTGGCCCGGCTGGCTGCTGACGCCGATCTCGCCCCCCATCGCCTGGGCCAGGCGATGGCTGATCGAGAGGCCGAGGCCGGTACCGCCGAAGCGGCGGGTGGTCGAGCCGTCGGCCTGCTCGAAGGGCTGGAACAGCGAAGCCATCTGCTCTTCAGTCATGCCGATGCCGGTGTCGGTGATCTCGAACTGCAGACCGGGCCGGCCGGCTGTCCCCGCGGCACGGCGTACGGCAAGGCTGATGCAGCCCCGATCGGTGAATTTGACCGCATTGCCCAGCAGGTTGATCAGAATCTGCGCCAGGTGCATCTCATCGCCAACCACCGCCTCGGGAAAGTCCGCCGCCTCCCGCACCCGGAAATCCAGTCCCTTGGCGAAGGCGCGCGCGGCATTGATCTCGACCACGCGGTCGATCGTCTCGCCCAGGGAAAACGGCGCGGTCTCGATGGTCAGCTTGCCCGCCTCGATCTTGGAGAAGTCCAGCACGTCGTTGACCACGGACAGCAACAGCTGCCCGGCCTCGAGGATGCGGCCGAAGGTGTCCCGCGCCTTGCGCCCCTTGTTGCCGCGCACGCCGACCTGGGCCAGGCCGAGCACGGCGTTGAGCGGGGTGCGAATTTCATGGCTCATATTGGCCAGGAACAGGCTCTTGGCCTGGCTCGCCTTTTCCGCCGCCGCCTTGTCGACCAGGGCCTGGCGCGCCTTCTGCTCGGCCTCGTGCAGATCGGTCAGGTCGGTGATGAGACCGAGCAGGCCGGTGACCTCGCCGTCGGCATTGGTCAGAGTGGTCTTGTTGTACATCACCAGGCGCGGCTCGCCGCGGCCATTGT encodes:
- a CDS encoding hybrid sensor histidine kinase/response regulator, whose translation is MVLTRLREFWAGRGLLLRVAIGQGLLLAVLAVSMSALLAYGHRKELVEERQNRAHMLMRVLAPLVAEYAVVGDYASIKQLLERQATVYPDVGRLHWSRNGTVAVTVDLPPLDHVTPAWFQRLVAIPSLQMSGPVAMGGVHYGELRIAFDSVHTEYHLWQEITNQAWHIFISAALLLGVMLLVVRSNLRVLREIARAVDRFRQGEYAVRIRPTGGREMRQAVDTFNNMADRIQQLLADVSDSRRKLHEQLHFIEELVEALPVPMFYKNRQGYYLGVNAAWENFFGVKRSEIIGKTVNELYPWRTEIAAMHERKDAELFARPGVQTYEISIHNGRGEPRLVMYNKTTLTNADGEVTGLLGLITDLTDLHEAEQKARQALVDKAAAEKASQAKSLFLANMSHEIRTPLNAVLGLAQVGVRGNKGRKARDTFGRILEAGQLLLSVVNDVLDFSKIEAGKLTIETAPFSLGETIDRVVEINAARAFAKGLDFRVREAADFPEAVVGDEMHLAQILINLLGNAVKFTDRGCISLAVRRAAGTAGRPGLQFEITDTGIGMTEEQMASLFQPFEQADGSTTRRFGGTGLGLSISHRLAQAMGGEIGVSSQPGQGSVFSLWLPLEMEPPAPARPLGWLRFALVGCPAEAQALLQEELRAKGIEAAEVVPGQVLAEPAWDLILVGGDALAQPEIEAMVNGALLAGRRIAVVVMPGAIQVLPEALQDRVTLVERPVRARHLIAASRRPVLSLAAPAARLGRRLAGLRILAAEDNEVNQIVLEEIMEMEGAQLTLAGNGQEALDRLRQLGAGAFDLVLTDVQMPVMDGYGLAREVSRRFPDLPIIGLTAHAMPEERERCLAAGMREHVAKPIDIEVLVAAILRLLPHLAETRAAAAAVARPPVQAELALDPAPPVAPADGGASDAVLAVVDWPALGQFFKGRTTAIERVVAMALANNGEAPARLRDLAGQGDLPALASLAHKLKGMGGSLRAPQVHALAAKAEASARAGQTDAAELALQLAEAMEALLAELARWRAGQG